The Dokdonella koreensis DS-123 genome has a segment encoding these proteins:
- a CDS encoding winged helix-turn-helix domain-containing protein has translation MSRIEYRFPPFRLSPAARELWKDAALCAPTRPVFDCIAYLVEHRDRAVGRDELVAAVWGRVDVSDGHLNQTIVRARRMLDDDAQTQRVVRTVSGFGYRWIMPVIASDVEDVPAAPIAPESEPPPPAQATPAAVPRTSRIPRRIGWALLALALLIVTAGALHRFTAPRPVPAAAPVIAVLPVAVSAGPSEEWVRLGVMDLVAGRLREAALPVAPSEAVIAALHRMTDAAPDRAALARLLEAGTLVEGRAHRADGAWTVTLATVPADGLPQRAEGRAREVVEAARQASDRLLAALGRTPPGELPGDGALRERLAQAQAAVLAHALDTARTILQQLAPADAERPEVRQRLAEIDFRAGRLDAAEAALADLLALPEVQADPVQQARAIALRAKIHFRRGRFESAERDFDAALPALAAGPWPQELGDALATRGAARVALGRYEAASADLGQARLAMRQAADPLGAAQVEANFGVLEAQRDRPERALPYLAIAAERFEAFGAAERLLFVLTATYDAQAALLRWTDALATSDRLWALRDRIADPAFSLVVACRRGRVLLALGRYGEAEALFTETAARRETVRPEVLRYLHDFEADLAARRGRWADALAAADRALATWPAGPGHDRYAHLLRLRQQARIALGTAPLPREPAYDVAGTAEASPLLTLAAAEWNDHAHRPDPAAALYEAAWRRVDAAGTPAQIAWVAGAYVPWLLARGRLDEAAALAGRAAAWAGEDYGCAALQVAVFHARGQREAWAAALAAAHTLAGERTLPAAWTTWPPEDATVPAR, from the coding sequence GTGAGCCGCATCGAGTACCGCTTTCCCCCGTTTCGCCTGTCCCCGGCCGCGCGCGAGCTGTGGAAGGACGCTGCGCTGTGCGCGCCGACGCGGCCGGTGTTCGACTGCATCGCCTACCTGGTCGAGCATCGCGACCGCGCGGTCGGCCGCGACGAGCTGGTCGCGGCGGTCTGGGGCCGGGTCGACGTCTCCGACGGCCACCTCAACCAGACCATCGTGCGTGCGCGGCGCATGCTCGACGACGACGCGCAGACGCAACGCGTGGTCCGCACCGTCTCGGGCTTCGGCTATCGCTGGATCATGCCGGTGATCGCCAGCGACGTGGAGGACGTGCCGGCCGCACCCATCGCGCCGGAGTCCGAGCCGCCGCCTCCTGCGCAGGCGACGCCCGCCGCGGTGCCGCGCACGTCGCGTATTCCGCGCCGCATCGGCTGGGCCTTGCTCGCGCTGGCGCTGCTGATCGTTACCGCCGGCGCGCTCCATCGCTTTACCGCGCCGCGGCCGGTGCCGGCGGCCGCCCCGGTCATCGCGGTGCTGCCGGTCGCGGTCAGTGCGGGACCGTCGGAGGAATGGGTCCGGCTCGGCGTGATGGACCTGGTCGCCGGCCGCCTGCGTGAGGCGGCGCTGCCGGTCGCGCCGAGCGAGGCCGTGATCGCCGCGCTGCACCGGATGACCGATGCCGCACCCGACCGGGCCGCGCTGGCGCGCCTGCTCGAGGCCGGCACCCTGGTCGAAGGCCGTGCGCATCGGGCCGACGGCGCCTGGACGGTGACGCTGGCGACGGTGCCGGCCGACGGCCTGCCGCAGCGCGCCGAGGGCCGCGCCCGCGAGGTGGTCGAGGCGGCGCGCCAGGCCAGCGACCGTCTGCTCGCCGCGCTGGGCCGCACACCGCCCGGCGAACTGCCGGGCGACGGTGCGCTGCGCGAACGGCTGGCCCAGGCGCAGGCCGCCGTGCTCGCGCACGCGCTCGACACGGCCCGCACGATCCTCCAGCAGCTCGCCCCGGCCGATGCCGAGCGGCCCGAGGTGCGCCAGCGCCTGGCCGAGATCGATTTCCGCGCCGGCCGGCTCGACGCCGCCGAAGCGGCCCTGGCCGACCTGCTGGCGCTGCCGGAGGTCCAGGCCGATCCGGTGCAGCAGGCGCGCGCGATCGCGCTGCGCGCCAAGATCCACTTCCGGCGTGGCCGGTTCGAGAGCGCCGAGCGCGATTTCGACGCGGCGCTCCCGGCGCTCGCGGCCGGCCCCTGGCCGCAGGAACTCGGCGATGCGCTGGCCACGCGCGGTGCGGCACGGGTCGCGCTCGGCCGCTACGAGGCCGCCTCGGCCGACCTTGGCCAGGCGCGCCTGGCGATGCGCCAGGCGGCCGACCCGCTCGGCGCCGCCCAGGTGGAGGCCAATTTCGGCGTGCTCGAAGCGCAGCGCGACCGTCCCGAGCGCGCGCTGCCGTACCTGGCGATCGCGGCCGAGCGCTTCGAGGCATTCGGTGCCGCCGAGCGGCTGCTGTTCGTGCTGACCGCCACCTACGACGCGCAGGCGGCGCTGCTGCGCTGGACCGATGCGCTGGCGACCAGCGACCGGCTCTGGGCCTTGCGTGACCGCATCGCCGATCCGGCGTTCTCGCTGGTCGTGGCCTGCCGGCGCGGTCGCGTGCTGCTGGCACTCGGCCGCTACGGCGAAGCCGAGGCCCTGTTCACCGAGACCGCCGCGCGGCGCGAGACGGTGCGGCCGGAGGTGCTGCGCTACCTGCACGACTTCGAGGCCGACCTTGCCGCGCGGCGCGGCCGCTGGGCCGACGCGCTGGCGGCCGCCGATCGCGCGCTGGCGACCTGGCCGGCCGGCCCCGGCCACGACCGCTACGCCCACCTGCTGCGGCTGCGCCAGCAGGCCCGCATCGCGCTCGGTACCGCGCCGCTGCCGCGCGAACCGGCCTATGACGTGGCCGGCACCGCCGAGGCCTCGCCGCTGCTGACGCTGGCCGCCGCCGAATGGAACGACCACGCGCACCGGCCCGATCCGGCCGCCGCGCTCTACGAGGCCGCCTGGCGCCGCGTCGACGCGGCCGGCACGCCGGCCCAGATCGCCTGGGTCGCCGGCGCCTATGTCCCCTGGCTGCTCGCGCGCGGGCGTCTGGACGAGGCCGCCGCGCTGGCCGGCCGCGCCGCCGCCTGGGCCGGCGAGGACTACGGCTGCGCCGCGCTACAGGTGGCCGTGTTCCATGCGCGCGGCCAGCGCGAGGCCTGGGCCGCCGCACTCGCCGCGGCGCACACGCTGGCCGGCGAGCGCACGCTGCCGGCGGCCTGGACGACCTGGCCGCCGGAGGACGCGACCGTCCCCGCCCGGTAG
- a CDS encoding glycosyltransferase family 4 protein — translation MKRRVAIVVQRCHEKLVGGAEAHAWQYATLLADDYTVDVLTSTAMDYIRWDNDLPAGVEQRDGVTIRRFRVEHGRKPYFGRLHRRVLDRFEATAGAPDQDRYGWPEALEEEFIRSQGPVCPDLYDHLRQHGEDYAAVIFLTYLYPTTFDGVRAMPHRRWGLVPTLHDEPPAYLRAVGQMARNVPRILWNTQAERHLGGRLWNRDSGNLVAMTVATEPAPPAREATPYLLYCGRIDINKGCDHLLQWFAAYKAARLASPLRLLLTGHNIMQVPDDANVSVLGFVEEDRKFALMAGAVAFVQPSPYESLSIVALEAMAQGTPNIVNGRCEILADHVARSGAGFVYHDQAAFDAALDAAMALDAAERARQADLARRYVLDNYSRDQVRARLIAEVEALAGG, via the coding sequence GTGAAACGCCGCGTCGCGATCGTCGTCCAGCGTTGCCACGAGAAGCTCGTCGGCGGCGCCGAAGCCCATGCCTGGCAGTATGCGACCCTGCTCGCCGACGACTACACCGTCGACGTGCTGACCTCCACGGCGATGGACTACATCCGCTGGGACAACGACCTGCCGGCCGGCGTCGAGCAGCGCGACGGCGTGACGATCCGCCGCTTCCGCGTCGAGCACGGCCGCAAGCCGTACTTCGGCCGCCTGCACCGGCGCGTGCTCGACCGCTTCGAGGCCACCGCGGGTGCACCGGACCAGGACCGCTACGGCTGGCCCGAGGCGCTGGAGGAGGAGTTCATCCGCTCACAGGGGCCGGTCTGCCCGGACCTCTACGACCACCTGCGCCAGCACGGCGAGGACTACGCGGCGGTGATCTTCCTGACCTACCTGTACCCGACCACGTTCGACGGCGTGCGCGCGATGCCGCACCGCCGCTGGGGCCTGGTGCCGACCCTGCACGACGAGCCGCCGGCCTACCTGCGCGCGGTCGGGCAGATGGCGCGCAACGTGCCGCGCATCCTGTGGAACACGCAGGCCGAACGGCACCTCGGCGGGCGGCTGTGGAATCGCGATTCGGGCAACCTCGTCGCGATGACCGTCGCCACCGAGCCGGCGCCGCCGGCGCGCGAGGCGACGCCGTACCTGCTCTACTGCGGCCGCATCGACATCAACAAGGGCTGCGACCACCTGCTGCAGTGGTTCGCCGCCTACAAGGCCGCCCGGCTGGCCTCGCCGCTGCGCCTGCTGCTGACCGGGCACAACATCATGCAGGTGCCCGACGACGCGAACGTCAGCGTGCTCGGCTTCGTCGAGGAAGACCGCAAGTTCGCGCTGATGGCCGGCGCGGTCGCCTTCGTGCAGCCCTCGCCGTACGAGAGCCTGAGCATCGTCGCACTGGAGGCGATGGCGCAGGGCACGCCGAACATCGTCAACGGCCGCTGCGAGATCCTCGCCGACCACGTCGCCCGCAGCGGTGCCGGCTTCGTCTACCACGACCAGGCCGCGTTCGACGCCGCGCTCGACGCCGCGATGGCGCTCGACGCCGCCGAGCGCGCGCGCCAGGCCGACCTCGCGCGCCGCTATGTGCTCGACAACTACAGCCGCGACCAGGTGCGTGCGCGGCTGATCGCCGAGGTCGAGGCGCTGGCCGGCGGCTGA
- a CDS encoding glycosyltransferase family 4 protein, producing the protein MRIAVLVPGLRAYDAVSNDARQMAAALRAQGHEVALFAMEAHGIDEPVLSHEDLAGWIRSPDDLVIYHFCTAWDFPLELFRRIRARRVVRYHNVTPPDFFRGWSDGYVSACGNGRKQISAFARLGCELYLGCSPFNLEDFAAERVDPARMAVLAPFHPVEDLAALVPDARRLPDNGGAPLLLMVGRIVPNKGYLELAEALAACVREVDGQSHLLLVGKLAPALASYGDAFWTRIDQLGLRGNVTLIDDADGPTLRAAYEAATALVMLSAHEGFCVPLIEALALGTPAVAYGSSAIPWTLGDAGLVWDDRDAHLIAASVGRVYADPALREHLVDHGRARYRDAFAPAVLERELAAVMRRFD; encoded by the coding sequence ATGAGAATCGCGGTACTGGTGCCGGGGCTGCGCGCCTACGATGCCGTCAGCAACGATGCCCGCCAGATGGCCGCGGCGCTGCGCGCGCAGGGCCACGAGGTGGCGCTGTTCGCGATGGAGGCGCACGGCATCGACGAGCCGGTGCTCTCGCACGAGGACCTGGCCGGCTGGATCCGCTCGCCGGACGATCTGGTGATCTACCACTTCTGCACGGCCTGGGACTTTCCGCTGGAGCTGTTCCGCCGCATCCGCGCGCGCCGCGTCGTGCGCTACCACAACGTCACGCCGCCGGACTTCTTCCGCGGCTGGTCCGACGGCTACGTCTCCGCCTGCGGCAACGGCCGCAAGCAGATCAGCGCGTTCGCGCGGCTCGGCTGCGAGCTGTACCTGGGCTGCTCGCCGTTCAATCTCGAGGATTTCGCGGCCGAGCGCGTCGACCCGGCGCGCATGGCGGTGCTGGCGCCGTTCCATCCGGTCGAGGACCTGGCCGCCCTCGTGCCCGATGCGCGGCGCCTGCCCGACAACGGCGGCGCGCCGCTCCTGCTGATGGTCGGCCGCATCGTGCCGAACAAGGGCTACCTGGAGCTGGCCGAGGCGCTGGCCGCCTGCGTGCGCGAGGTCGACGGGCAGTCGCACCTGCTGCTGGTCGGCAAGCTGGCACCGGCGCTGGCCAGCTACGGCGATGCGTTCTGGACCCGTATCGACCAGCTCGGACTGCGCGGCAACGTCACCCTGATCGACGACGCCGACGGACCGACCCTGCGTGCCGCCTACGAGGCCGCCACCGCGCTGGTGATGCTGAGCGCGCACGAAGGTTTCTGCGTGCCGCTGATCGAGGCGCTCGCGCTCGGCACGCCGGCGGTCGCCTACGGGTCGAGCGCGATCCCGTGGACGCTCGGCGACGCCGGCCTGGTCTGGGACGACCGCGATGCGCACCTGATCGCCGCATCGGTCGGCCGCGTCTACGCCGATCCGGCCTTGCGCGAACACCTCGTCGACCACGGCCGCGCGCGCTATCGCGACGCGTTCGCGCCCGCCGTGCTGGAGCGCGAGCTGGCCGCCGTCATGCGCCGGTTCGATTGA
- a CDS encoding glycosyltransferase, with protein sequence MKAAILIPNIASRDAVGADAMAMFRILVDAGIETRIFCDAAGDIGEKTYPAERLPAFAGGSDDLVIYHYSMGWKKGIDLLRRCRGFRVVKYHNVTPPAFFEGIAGDYVEACRGGRAEIAAIATLGCELYLGASGYNLAELVEAGLTPARGGVLAPFHRIDALAEAEADLDLVDELTDGAKNILMVGRIAPNKGHVDLVDAFAAYVDAYGDPARLVILGKIDPRLAVYTDRIRARIDHHRLGGRVRWINGASEGQLKAAYLASHVFMLLSEHEGFCVPLAESMALGTPIVARATSAIPETLADAGLSWASNDPYLFAASAARLFGDGALRDTLRGAALRRYQTTYASRVLRERFLRYLEPAL encoded by the coding sequence ATGAAAGCCGCGATCCTGATCCCCAACATCGCCAGCCGCGACGCGGTCGGCGCCGACGCGATGGCGATGTTCCGCATCCTCGTCGACGCCGGCATCGAGACCCGCATCTTCTGCGACGCGGCCGGCGACATCGGCGAGAAGACCTACCCGGCCGAGCGCCTGCCCGCGTTCGCCGGCGGCAGCGACGACCTGGTGATCTACCACTACTCGATGGGGTGGAAGAAGGGTATCGACCTGCTGCGGCGCTGCCGCGGCTTTCGCGTCGTCAAGTACCACAACGTCACGCCGCCGGCCTTCTTCGAGGGCATCGCCGGCGACTACGTCGAGGCCTGCCGCGGCGGCCGCGCCGAGATCGCGGCGATCGCCACGCTCGGCTGCGAGCTGTACCTGGGGGCCTCGGGCTACAACCTGGCCGAGCTGGTCGAGGCCGGCCTGACGCCGGCGCGCGGCGGCGTGCTGGCACCGTTCCACCGGATCGACGCGCTGGCCGAGGCCGAGGCCGACCTCGATCTCGTCGACGAGCTGACCGACGGCGCGAAGAACATCCTGATGGTCGGCCGCATCGCGCCGAACAAGGGCCATGTCGACCTGGTCGACGCGTTCGCCGCCTACGTGGACGCCTACGGCGATCCGGCGCGGCTGGTCATCCTCGGCAAGATCGATCCACGCCTGGCCGTCTACACCGACCGTATCCGCGCGCGCATCGACCATCACCGCCTCGGCGGCCGCGTGCGCTGGATCAACGGCGCCAGCGAGGGCCAGCTCAAGGCGGCCTACCTCGCCAGCCACGTCTTCATGCTGCTGAGCGAGCATGAGGGCTTCTGCGTGCCGCTGGCCGAATCGATGGCGCTCGGCACGCCGATCGTCGCGCGCGCGACCAGCGCCATTCCCGAGACGCTGGCCGACGCGGGCCTGTCATGGGCCTCGAACGACCCGTACCTGTTCGCCGCCAGCGCCGCGCGCCTGTTCGGCGACGGCGCGCTGCGCGACACCCTGCGCGGCGCTGCGTTGCGCCGCTACCAGACCACCTATGCGAGCCGCGTGCTGCGCGAGCGGTTCCTGCGCTACCTGGAGCCGGCCCTGTGA